A genomic segment from Cutaneotrichosporon cavernicola HIS019 DNA, chromosome: 7b encodes:
- the creD gene encoding uncharacterized protein (Response to drug-related protein), with product MPMLRYPISVVSSARPSRPASPVPAGPPPDASLDQITRPSFSSEAQLHLAYATDHGVLPPTAVSGLPLGTTPEALAYAAAHGVFPNEAAGPSRMGVAQSQMAQSQLGGRSAAIRNVDSYSSFPSVSSAPSSNAMSRSQSTMSTNSTPAPSGSGHGSQSHPHSSANPLVIKLDSDHLVLRGQGGDMAPAYLSGYVSLWLAESTNIKDIVMNLSGKAKVHFSDSTTHNYTHNILSHDWSFLKGNKRHAHALKAGLHTFPFSFTIDGNLPSSLVSFTGDGDISYRLRATVIRSGLAFNLNAYRNFNVVRTFTPEALEFNQTLEIENTWPGKIMYSITMPFKAYAAGDSIPVLLKFMPVAKGVRVINITSVIKEYSLVNTRGSSHPETRATISVKHDIVNGRPKLVEREIMRPPYHWSGLSAAAWRPELLEIVPGDNRSAASTTRNSAEGSSQHEVTTEEVLEDLTRGDDELSLKVMIPIPPWTTPTHTIKPVYVTHKIKWSCSLANADGHTSELRCALPICILDNSMLNEARMNGAPARNLLLGIDAEDSSQHVDLPSYSNHVYDRVAVADAGGSGFAGAGSSGISMRSTPNVTPPHSRPGSPSHGRSSNRPRGSSDADDLPPRRQLSDAEHAMFRGLGIGSGPPSATSESPQELSASGSRFASIMGSRVASRPTSRQGSRAGSRAGSRASSPDRNHGSDDTQTERRGLAGLLHMKPLSVLGSKSPILRNGHAAYSGTSSPVLGAGTRSAVSFAELPAPALSDRLSNLEHRRAERRFHVADDDEELSIVDETTAALSRVPSYTDESGTQFVVPLDPNLPSYVDSERQMERARSASDLAGGLTELDLAQRTPRPPLRQVSDE from the exons ATGCCAATGTTGAGGTACCCCATTTCGGTCGTGAGCTCTGCGCGCCCGTCGCGACCCGCCTCCCCAGTGCCGGCTGGACCCCCGCCTGACGCGAGCCTCGACCAGATCACGCGCCCCAGTTTCTCGTCAGAGGCGCagctccacctcgcctACGCCACTGACCACGGCGTCCTCCCCCCAACGGCTGTCAGCGGGTTGCCGCTAGGAACAACGCCGGAGGCACTCGCGTACGCAGCCGCACACGGCGTGTTCCCCAACGAAGCAGCGGGACCGAGCCGCATGGGAGTCGCCCAGAGCCAAATGGCCCAAAGCCAATTGGGCGGGCGCAGCGCGGCCATCCGCAATGTCGACAGTTACTCGAGTTTCCCCAGTGTGTCCAGCGCTCCGTCGTCGAACGCGATGAGCCGCTCCCAATCGACGATGAGCACAAACTCGACGCCGGCTCCCTCCGGGTCAGGCCATGGGTCCCAGTCTCACCCACATAGCAGCGCGAACCCGCTCGTGATCAAGCTCGACTCGgaccacctcgtcctccgcgGGCAGGGCGGTGATATGGCGCCAGCGTACCTCTCTGGCTACGTGAGCCTGTGGCTCGCAGAAAGTACAAACATCAAGGACATTGTGATGAACCTCAgcggcaaggccaaggtccACTTTTCTGATTCCACCAC CCACAACTACACGCATAACATCCTCTCGCACGACTGGTCGTTCCTCAAGGGCAACAAGCGACACGCAcacgcgctcaaggccggGCTACACACCTttcccttctccttcaCTATCGACGGGaacctcccctcctccttggtgtCGTTTACTGGGGATGGCGACATTTCTTACCGGCTGCGCGCGACCGTGATCCGCTCTGGCCTCGCTTTCAACTTGAACGCATACCGCAACTTCAACGTTGTGCGAACGTTCACACCCGAGGCGCTTGAGTTCAACCAGACActcgagatcgagaacACATGGCCCGGCAAGATCATGTACTCGATCACGATGCCGTTCAAGGCGTACGCGGCAGGTGACTCGATCCCGGTACTGCTCAAGTTTATGCCAGTCGCCAAGGGAGTGCGAGTGATCAACATTACGTCTGTGATCAAGGAGTACTCGCTGGTGAACACGCGCGGTTCATCACATCCAGAGACGCGCGCAACTATATCGGTCAAGCACGATATTGTGAACGGACGACCTAAGCTTGTCGAGCGTGAGATCATGCGCCCACCGTACCACTGGAGCGGGTTATCTGCGGCTGCGTGGCGGCCAGAGCTGTTGGAGATCGTCCCTGGCGACAACCGGTCAGCGGCATCTACGACACGAAACTCGGCAGAGGGCTCAAGCCAGCACGAAGTGAcgacggaggaggtgctggaAGACCTGACGCGTGGTGATGACGAGCTGAGCCTTAAGGTGATGATCCCCATCCCGCCATGGACGACGCCAACGCACACCATCAAGCCAGTGTACGTGACACACAAGATCAAGTGGTCGtgctcgctcgccaacgccgatGGGCACACCTCGGAACTGCGGTGCGCACTGCCCATCTGCATTCTCGACAACTCGATGTTGAACGAGGCTAGAATGAacggcgcgccggcgcgcaaCCTTCTGCTGGGCATTGACGCGGAGGATTCGTCGCAGCATGTCGACCTGCCGAGCTACAGCAACCACGTGTACGACCGTGTGGCTGTTGCGGATGCTGGCGGGTCTGGTTTTGCGGGCGCCGGCTCATCTGGCATCTCGATGCGGAGTACGCCGAACGTGACACCACCGCACTCGAGACCCGGATCTCCATCGCATGGTCGTAGCAGCAACCGACCGCGCGGCAGtagcgacgccgacgaccttCCACCGCGTCGTCAACTCTCGGACGCTGAACACGCAATGTTCCGAGGCTTGGGAATAGGGAGTGGCCCGCCGAGTGCTACCTCGGAGTCTCCACAGGAGCTCAGCGCGAGCGGGAGTCGGTTCGCGAGTATCATGGGGTCACGGGTGGCCAGCCGGCCGACCAGTCGACAGGGAAGTCGGGCAGGCTCGCGGGCCGGGTCACGCGCGTCCTCACCTGACCGCAACCACGGGAGCGACGACACGCAAACTGAGCGGCGGGGCCTGGCGGGTCTTCTGCACATGAAGCCGCTGAGTGTTTTGGGCTCCAAGAGTCCGATCCTGCGCAACGGCCACGCAGCGTACAGCGGCACCAGTTCGCCAGTCTTGGGCGCCGGAACACGCAGTGCCGTCAGCTTTGCTGAACTCCCTGCGCCAGCTCTGAGCGACAGACTATCCAACTTGGAGCACCGCAGAGCCGAGCGTAGATTCCACGTtgcggacgacgacgaggagcttTCGATTGTCGACgagacgacggcggcacTCTCCCGCGTCCCGAGCTACACGGACGAGAGCGGGACGCAGTTTGTGGTTCCGCTCGACCCGAATCTGCCGAGCTATGTGGACAGCGAGCGGCAGATGGAGCGGGCGCGGAGTGCGTCGGATCTCGCTGGCGGCCTGACCGAGTTGGACCTCGCGCAGCggacgccgcggccgccgctgcgccaAGTCAGTGATGAGTAA
- a CDS encoding uncharacterized protein (Glyco_18), translating into MLLTLALVSLLASAAAHDPNRRSPAGIGGAHYAQAQKVAGGHAYVVAKRDPAGIGGAHYAQAQKVAGGNAYVVGRDNYQRDTAGRIMYDERGIPITATTTVVVPMTTTEVVWVDATSTPSPSPTLTPSDSQSPSPSPSPSPSDSQSPSPSPSPSATISSESLSLPFTANTHIALPSQFSESSSSGTTSASDTESSTGSPSPSPSESPSPSESPSPSPSESPSPSPSESPSPSPSSDPSPSPSGSPSESSPSVSPTTSSSVAPSPSATAPGNGNQGLNRRLMNGYWADWTASVLPPESIDWNRFDVINYAFAIPTFDGRLQFDQDNSVSLLRRLVASAHGNGKKVVLSVGGWTGSAHFSSIVADSSRSQVFIDNLVAAINQYQLDGIDLDWEYPGVPGAGGNTVSPDDSANYIVFLRKLRQAVPQNSLITAATQVWPFAGPDGQPMRDVSAFAEVFDWILLMNYDLWGATSKPGPNAPLADGCKDSEQPTANAYAAVASWVAAGFPASKITLGVAAYGYVQRSSASSLKHRRAYPPPTKRQSVRVTNGDGGTADGQVTFRGLVQQGALTHGNFEGAGGFTRHWDECSSTPWLKSSSAGQIVTYDDPQSLNMKGQFAAQAGIRGCSMWSVDGDFIDGSWPLTDAVRSGMGV; encoded by the coding sequence ATGCTCCTCACTCTCGCCCTGGTATCGCTGCTGgccagcgcggccgcccACGACCCCAACCGCCGCTCCCCAGCAGGGATAGGCGGCGCCCACTATGCCCAGGCGCAGAAGGTCGCTGGTGGGCATGCCTATGTGGTGGCGAAGCGCGACCCAGCAGGTATCGGCGGCGCCCATTATGCCCAGGCCCAAAAGGTCGCGGGGGGAAACGCCTATGTCGTTGGTCGCGACAATTACCAGCGCGACACGGCTGGGCGCATCATGTACGACGAACGTGGGATACCCATCACGGCTACCACCACTGTCGTTGTGCCCATGACGACGACCGAGGTTGTTTGGGTCGATGctacgtcgacgccgtcgccatccCCCACGTTAACGCCGTCGGATAGCcagtcgccatcgccatcgccatcgccatcgccatcggATAGCcagtcgccatcgccatcgccatcgccgtcaGCCACGATAAGCTCTGAGAGCCTGTCACTGCCGTTCACCGCCAATACACACATCGCGCTTCCTTCCCAGTTCTCCGAGTCTTCGTCGTCTGGTACGACGTCGGCTTCGGATACCGAGTCGTCAACCGGgtcgccctctccctctccctccgagtcgccatcgccctccGAGtcaccctctccctctccctccgaGTCACcatccccctctccctccgaGTCACCTTCGCCCTCTCCATCATCGGACCCgtccccatccccctcgGGGTCCCCGTCCGagtcctcgccctctgTCTCTCCCACGACTTCTTCGTCAGTAgctccctcgccctccgccACGGCTCCCGGCAATGGCAACCAGGGCCTCAACCGCCGCCTCATGAACGGCTACTGGGCCGACTGGACGGCGAGCGTTCTCCCACCCGAGTCGATCGACTGGAACCGCTTCGACGTGATCAACTACGCCTTTGCCATCCCGACCTTTGACGGCCGCTTACAGTTTGACCAGGACAACAGTGTGAGCTTactccgccgcctcgtcgcctcAGCCCACGGAAATGGAAAAAAGGTCGTCCTGTCTGTCGGTGGATGGACCGGCTCGGCCCATTTTAGCAGCATCGTCGCCGATAGTAGCCGGTCGCAGGTGTTCATCGACAACCTTGTCGCTGCCATCAACCAGTACCAGCTCGACGGTATCGACCTCGACTGGGAGTACCCTGGTGTTCCCGGTGCCGGTGGTAACACGGTCTCGCCCGACGACAGCGCAAACTACATCGTCTTCCTCCGTAAGCTTCGCCAGGCGGTTCCCCAGAACTCGCTCATCACGGCTGCGACGCAGGTCTGGCCTTTTGCTGGACCCGACGGCCAGCCCATGAGGGACGTGTCAGCCTTTGCCGAGGTGTTTGACTGGATCCTGCTCATGAACTACGACCTCTGGGGTGCGACCTCGAAGCCCGGCCCGAACGCCCCCCTCGCCGACGGGTGCAAGGACTCGGAGCAGCCCACTGCCAACGCgtacgccgccgtcgcgtcgTGGGTCGCCGCCGGTTTCCCCGCCAGCAAGATTACCCTCGGTGTAGCGGCGTACGGCTACGTTcagcgctcgagcgccagcaGCCTCAAGCATCGCCGCGCCtaccctcctcccaccaaGCGGCAAAGCGTGAGAGTGACCAACGGTGACGGTGGCACTGCCGACGGACAAGTCACCTTCCGCGGCCTGGTTCAACAGGGCGCTCTGACCCACGGCAACTTtgagggcgcgggcggcTTCACCCGACACTGGGACGAGTGTTCTTCGACTCCATGGCTCAAGTCGTCGAGTGCCGGCCAGATTGTCACTTACGATGACCCTCAGAGTCTGAACATGAAGGGCCAGTTTGCGGCGCAGGCCGGGATCCGCGGGTGCAGCATGTGGTCTGTGGATGGCGACTTTATCGACGGCTCGTGGCCGCTCACGGACGCCGTGCGCTCGGGCATGGGCGTCTAG
- the VPS41 gene encoding uncharacterized protein (vacuolar protein sorting 41) encodes MSPRRLGSVPQPPQSPGAGPSRSPSLVSDASHASQRSSAKGKNAEVDGEAVSVDSPGGLSPGRASSPEKDVVKEPSERANGGGADDSGDDLDGDDSSLEDGSSEGDSENGHPDLHTVGNGGANVDDKRDREYGEAEKAVSTAGSDEEGESSDGESESDESDDDDDGEEEEPVLKYTRIKNRIPEILGKDSATAIDVSPRVVAIGTMMGMVHVLSYEGAKINSFRPHAANVTSICLDEENDFVATASMEGRVVIHSLTSTESYAFDYKRPMNAIALEPGFAKKSTRAFVCGGMLGNLIWQEKGWLGYREHVLHSGEGPIWAIAWRGDLIAWANDLGVKIYDRTSGQRIGFVDRGTNAPRAELFKCNLLWKDDRTLIIGWANYVKVVRVRARARGGQAGLPGLGIEVSAVWEMDCMVAGIEQYQDSGYVVLGYNPPDTFTNEATEDRAQQRRKAANPPELRIIDRGNEIAADELVVANYERYSCNDYRIVKSKRSDDTDVFLVLTPSDLVSVRQRDAADHVDWLVERERYEEALTAAEELAEKHGGALDVQAIGLKYIHHLVNQGDFERAAQLAPKVLETDGALWEKWIYSFVQQQRLPSIIPYIPTKDPQLRSGVYEMVLGHLLVEDKPTLLEMVKTWAVDIYDSGNVISAVQSELNASKNDPVLLEVLAELHLRRGQPARALPYFLRLRKPGVFDLIREHNLFDAVQEQALLLVEFDQERIKEDDLNKEDKHGAAIQLLVDHTLAIPVERVVPQLEAKPQYLYMYLDALFDKDPQSCQQYADRMVDLYATFDHMRLMPFLRASNFYDLQRALRVTEKRDYVRETVFLLGRMGDNLKALKLIIERLGDVQLAIDFAEEQRDDDLWEALITHSETRPDFIRALLEHGGSDIKPVRLIQRIQEGLEIPGLKPALVKVLQASNLQISLLKGCQRILNGDCSALALELQAAQTGGAHANGELVFVCKLTSANTNCPVCGKLLFPHVDSASQPLVLLYLCHHFVHARCAVLDEEIELPERPENAAATHLLMADKHVAGSKAGLSRALGAKLSFAAMVRTRVGSCPVCKFQKGDGSTVAACRERGAAVAVAA; translated from the exons ATGTCACCTCGGAGGCTCGGCAGTGTGCCACAGCCGCCTCAATCACCAGGAGCTGGTCCCTCCCGATCACCTTCCCTGGTGTCTGACGCCTCCCACGCCTCTCAAAGGTCATCGGCGAAAGGCAAGAATGCtgaggtcgacggcgaaGCAGTTAGTGTCGACTCCCCCGGCGGGTTATCTCCGGGACGCGCCTCAAGCCCGGAGAAGGATGTAGTGAAAGAACCATCTGAACGGGCCAACGGTGGCGGTGCGGACGACTCGGGCGACGACttggacggcgacgactcgagcttggaggACGGAAGCTCCGAAGGCGACAGTGAGAATGGACATCCAGATTTGCACACTGTTGGGAATGGGGGCGCAAATGTGGACGACAAGCGGGACAGGGAATATGGGGAAGCAGAGAAGGCTGTGTCTACTGCTGGTTccgacgaggaaggagagagcAGCGATGGGGAATCAGAGTCCGACGAGTCcgacgatgatgacgatggagaagaagaggagcc AGTTCTCAAGTACACGCGCATCAAGAACCGAATACCCGAGATTCTGGGGAAAGACAGCGCGACCGCCATTGATGTGTCTCCTCGCGTAGTG GCGATCGGAACGATGATGGGCATGGTACATGTGCTTAGCTATGAGGGTGCCAAGATCAACTCGTTCCGACCCCACGCCGCAAACGTCACGTCCATctgcctcgacgaggagaacgaTTTTGTTGCCACTGCGAGCATGGAAG gccgcgtcgtcatccACTCGCTCACCAGCACCGAGTCGTACGCGTTCGACTACAAGCGCCCGATGAACGCGATTGCGCTCGAACCAGGGTTTGCCAAGAAGAGCACTCGCGCGTTCGTGTGCGGTGGCATGTTAGGCAATCTCATCTGGCAGGAGAAGGGCTGGCTCGGGTATCGCGAGCATGTCCTGCACTCTGGCGAGGGCCCGATCTGGGCCATCGCATGGCGCGGCGACCTCATCGCGTGGGCGAACGACCTCGGGGTCAAGATCTACGACCGCACTTCTGGGCAGCGCATCGGCTTTGTTGACCGAGGGACCAACGCGCCAAGGGCAGAGTTGTTCAAGTGCAACCTTCTCTGGAAGGACGACCGGACACTCATCATCGGCTGGGCCAACTACGTCAAGGTCGTGCGCGTTCGCGCgcgagcccgaggagggcagGCGGGGCTCCCTGGACTTGGTATCGAGGTGTCTGCTGTGTGGGAGATGGACTGTATGGTCGCCGGCATCGAGCAGTATCAGGATTCGGGATACGTCGTCCTTGGCTACAACCCACCAGATACATTCACCAACGAGGCGACCGAGGACCGCGCACAGCAGCGACGCAAGGCGGCCAACCCACCAGAACTACGCATCATCGACCGGGGGAACGAGATTgctgccgacgagctcgtcgttgccAACTACGAGCGGTACAGCTGCAACGACTACAGGATTGTCAAGTCGAAGCGTTCTGACGACACGGACGTCTTTTTGGTACTTACTCCATCCGACCTCGTGTCCGTGAGACAGCGTGATGCCGCAGACCACGTCGACTGgcttgtcgagcgcgaaCGATACGAGGAGGCTCTCACGGCTGCCGAAGAGCTGGCCGAGAagcacggcggcgcgctggaTGTGCAGGCCATTGGACTCAAGTACATCCATCATCTGGTCAACCAAG GCGATTTCGAACGAGCCGCGCAGCTGGCGCCGAAGGTGTTAGAGACGGACGGCGCGTTATGGGAGAAGTGGATCTACTCGTTCGTGCAGCAGCAAAGGTTACCG AGTATCATTCCCTATATCCCCACCAAGGATCCTCAACTGCGAAGCGGAGTGTACGAGATGGTTCTCGGGCaccttctcgtcgaggacaagccT ACGCTCTTGGAGATGGTCAAGACGTGGGCGGTGGACATCTATGACAGTGGGAATGTCATATCGGCAGTGCAGAGCGAGCTTAATGCGTCGAAGAACGACCCCGTTCTTCTCGAGGTGCTAGCAGAGCTTCACCTTAGGCGGGGGCAGCCCGCTCGCGCGTTACCGTATTTCCTGCGACTGCGCAAGCCCGGCGTGTTCGATCTCATCCGCGAGCACAACCTGTTTGATGCGGTGCAGGAGCAGGCCCTGCTGCTTGTTGAGTTTGACCAGGAGCGCATAAAGGAGGATGACTTGAACAAAGAAGACAAGCACGGCGCGGCCATCCAACTGCTCGTTGACCACACACTCGCCATTCCAGTGGAACGGGTCGTGCCGCaactcgaggccaagccgCAGTACCTGTACATGTACCTGGACGCGCTGTTCGACAAGGACCCACAGTCGTGCCAGCAGTACGCGGACCGCATG GTTGATTTATACGCCACGTTTGACCACATGCGACTGATGCCGTTCCTCCGCGCAAGCAACTTTTACGACCTGCAGCGCGCGCTTCGCGTCACTGAGAAGCGCGACTACGTGCGCGAGACGGtgttcctcctcgggcgGATGGGTGACAACCTGaaggcgctcaagctgATTATTGAGCGGCTTGGCGACGTTCAGCTGGCGATCGACTTTGCTGAGGAGCAGCGGGACGACGACCTTTGGGAAGCGCTCATCACGCACTCGGAGACGCGGCCGGACTTTATCCGGGCGTTGCTCGAGCATGGCGGCAGCGATATCAAGCCTGTGAGGCTGATCCAGCGCATCCAGGAGGGCCTCGAGATCCCGGGTCTCAAGCCTGCGTTAGTCAAGGTCCTCCAGGCGTCCAACCTGCAGATTTCGCTGTTGAAGGGTTGCCAGAGAATCCTTAACGGCGATTGTTCTGCGCTTGCCCTGGAACTGCAAGCCGCACAGactggcggcgcgcacgcgaATGGTGAGCTTGTGTTTGTTTGTAAGCTGACCTCTGCGAACACCAACTGCCCGGTCTGCGGCAAGTTGCTCTTCCCTCATGTGGATTCGGCGTCTCAGCCGCTTGTGCTTCTTTATCTGTGCCACCACTTTGTGCACGCGAGGTGCGCTGtgcttgacgaggagattgagTTGCCCGAGCGTCCGGAGAATGCGGCAGCGACGCACCTCCTGATGGCCGACAAGCACGTTGCGGGAAGCAAGGCTGGGCTGTCGCGGGCTCTTGGGGCCAAGCTCTCATTCGCTGCCATGGTGCGGACGCGGGTAGGGTCGTGCCCTGTGTGCAAGTTCCAGAAGGGAGACGGATCGACGGTGGCAGCCTGCCGGGAACGaggggcggcggtggccgtTGCTGCGTAG
- the APN2 gene encoding uncharacterized protein (Endonuclease/Exonuclease/phosphatase family), giving the protein MRILTWNVNVLRTVLDYHPFSSLPNKSVEGLLEELKADVFCFQEHKTRRQQLGRGMACPGPYDAFWTFPRSKLGYSGVCTYVDSRVCVPLRAEEGITGLLLSERGGTMKPPWTAEEKIGCYPDMDDVEIDDEVDGTAFNPRTLDEEGRAVVLDFGMFVLFNLYCPNETNEQRRPYKMNFLRTLHARVNALVAAGRQVIVAGDINVMRAPIDSGEGGVKTTAEQHYEHPARVWLNNWCAPKGPMVDVVRESWPDREGMFTCWNQKIDARPANYGSRIDLILCTPALRPWIKGGDIQNKVYGSDHCPVYIDLHDSIELDGVTVHIRDLLNPVDRPPSTGTVFPWDEPRSAPQPPRFATKFMEEFSTKQRTLKSLWANTKPKAKVETKVEETRVQPELPKEDPPPQELSSAMGIARAAFETLDAPPDTAGPTQMIESQPTQASTFVSAPTQSTQLTQDSPPTKNTLRQMKRSGAETVDLTLEDPPPTKKVALERLERTKSAPAPKGKTKKTPAGGQAKLAAFWSMPKTKPKAKEPSPPRLPPPATGSTAKKALAIDNSLSGEDKPPDTVQDELFAQALADEDAEMEAERVRQRDARNEAAGTTWANMFAPKKAPVCTVHQHPCKDFIVKTPGPNKGKRFWLCSKADLWPVGPGYDMGRSKRPREDVDSRYRCNFFLWDSANSQREAPRRLGGSSGDGMGTGSGQCV; this is encoded by the exons ATGAGGATCTTGACGTGGAACGTC AACGTCCTCCGGACGGTGCTCGACTACCACCC ATTCTCGAGCCTACCAAATAAGAGTGTCGAAGGgcttctcgaggagctcaaaGCAGACGTTTTCTGCTTCCAAG AACACAAGACGCGCCGCCAACAGCTGGGCCGCGGCATGGCGTGCCCTGGGCCGTACGACGCGTTCTGGACCTTCCCTCGCAGCAAGTTAGGTTACTCAGGCGTCTGCACGTACGTCGACTCGCGTGTGTGTGTCccgctgcgcgccgaggaaggtaTCACAGGGCTACTCCTCTcggagcgcggcggcacCATGAAGCCCCCTTGGACTGCCGAAGAGAAGATCGGATGCTACCCGGACATGGACGATGTggagatcgacgacgaggttgatggTACTGCGTTCAACCCCCGGActctcgacgaggagggtcGTGCAGTCGTGCTGGACTTTGG CATGTTCGTGCTGTTCAACCTCTACTGCCCCAACGAGACCAACGAACAGCGGCGGCCGTACAAGATGAACTTCCTCCGCACGCTCCACGCGCGCGTGAATGCGCTGGTTGCTGCGGGTCGCCAAGTCATCGTCGCTGGCGACATCAACGTCATGCGTGCGCCCATCGACtcaggagaaggaggggtCAAGACGACGGCGGAGCAGCACTACGAGCACCCAGCACGCGTTTGGCTAAATAACTGGTGCGCACCGAAGGGTCCGATGGTCGATGTTGTGCGCGAGTCATGGCCCGACCGGGAAGGCATGTTCACGTGCTGGAACCAGAAGATTGACGCACG GCCGGCCAACTACGGCTCGCGCATTGACCTCATCTTGTGCACGCCCGCGTTGCGTCCGTGGATCAAGGGCGGTGACATCCAGAACAAGGTGTACGGCTCGGACCATTGCCCAGTGTACATCGACCTGCACGATTCCATTGAGCTTGATGGGGTGACAGTACACATCCGTGACCTGCTCAACCCAGTCGACAGACCACCAAGCACTGGTACCGTCTTTCCTTGGGACGAGCCGCGGAGCGCTCCGCAACCGCCACGCTTTGCGACCAAGTTCATGGAGGAGTTTAGCACCAAGCAGCGCACCCTCAAGAGCCTGTGGGCGAACACCAAGCCGAAAGCCAAAGTGGAGAcgaaggtggaggagacAAGAGTCCAACCTGAGCTTCCAAAGGAGGACCCTCCGCCGCAAGAGTTATCCTCGGCCATGGGCATTGCCCGCGCGGCGTTCGAGACGCTCGATGCTCCACCAGATACTGCAGGACCGACCCAAATGATCGAGTCCCAGCCAACGCAGGCATCAACATTCGTCTCTGCACCTACACAATCCACACAACTCACACAAGATTCACCGCCTACAAAGAACACTTTGCGGCAAATGAAGCGTTCCGGGGCCGAGACGGTTGACCTGACACTTGAAGACCCGCCACCCACGAAGAAGGTCGCATTGGAACGGTTGGAACGGACGAAGAGTGCCCCGGCTCCCAAAGGGAAGACTAAGAAGACACCAGCAGGTGGACAAGCTAAGCTGGCTGCGTTCTGGTCGATGCCCAAGACCAAGCCAAAGGCGAAGGAGCCAAGTCCGCCAcgccttcccccacccGCCACCGGAAGCACTGCCAAGAAGGCTCTTGCGATTGACAATTCTCTCTCTGGTGAGGACAAGCCACCAGATACTGTCCAAGATGAGCTCTTCGCCCAGGCTTTGGCGGAtgaggacgccgagatggaggcaGAACGTGTGCGACAGCGTGACGCTCGCAacgaggcggcggggaCGACGTGGGCAAACATGTTTGCGCCGAAGAAGGCCCCGGTGTGCACTGTCCATCAGCACCCGTGCAAGGACTTTA TCGTCAAGACCCCAGGCCCGAACAAGGGCAAGCGCTTCTGGCTGTGCTCCAA AGCTGACCTCTGGCCTGTTGGGCCTGGATACGACATGGGTCGGTCGAAACGACCGCGTGAGGACGTAGATTCCCGCTATCGGTGTAATTT ctTCCTATGGGACTCTGCCAATTCGCAGCGGGAGGCTCCGCGGCGGCTAGGTGGAAGCAGCGGAGACGGCATGGGTACTGGCAGTGGGCAATGCGTGTAA